A genomic stretch from Flavobacterium nitratireducens includes:
- a CDS encoding RNA polymerase sigma factor: MSQDELLALIYRKDEKAFTHLYDMYAKSLFAVISNLIKNTEEAEDVLQEVFVKIWKNLDTYNENKGRFYTWILNIARNTSIDRLRSKNFNNSQKNLSSDNFVNLFEDNNKLTNKVDGIGLQDFIKRLKPKCIQIIDLLFFKGYTQQEAADELEIPLGTVKTHNRNCINDLRNYLKV, translated from the coding sequence ATGAGTCAAGACGAATTATTAGCTTTAATTTACAGAAAGGACGAAAAAGCATTCACACATCTTTATGATATGTATGCCAAAAGTTTATTTGCGGTTATAAGTAACTTAATCAAAAACACAGAAGAAGCGGAGGACGTACTCCAAGAGGTTTTTGTTAAAATCTGGAAAAACTTAGATACTTATAACGAAAATAAAGGACGTTTTTACACTTGGATTCTAAATATCGCACGAAATACTTCGATTGATAGATTACGTTCTAAAAACTTTAACAACAGTCAAAAAAACCTTTCTTCAGATAATTTCGTAAATCTATTTGAAGACAATAACAAATTGACCAATAAAGTAGACGGAATAGGACTGCAGGATTTCATCAAACGATTAAAACCTAAATGTATCCAAATAATAGACTTATTGTTTTTTAAAGGTTATACCCAACAGGAAGCTGCTGATGAACTTGAAATTCCATTAGGAACGGTAAAAACACACAACAGAAACTGTATTAATGATTTAAGAAACTATTTGAAAGTATAG
- a CDS encoding tRNA dihydrouridine synthase: protein MSYTLLSSPLQGFTDFRFRNAQNKYFGGIDTFYSPYIRLNGKLVVKSSYQRDLLPENNQDLEVIPQIISNDADEFLFVSKYVQELGYKELNWNLGCPYPMVTKSGMGSGLICQTQKIDHILERVHAESDIIVSMKMRLGYETPEEILNVLPLLEKYPIKNVAIHARIGKQLYNGGVNLDGFQQCVDNTKLKLYYNGDITSVAQFQKMQERFPTIDHWMIGRGLIADPFLPSMIKSNSSEYPSNKMELFSDFHDTLYAGYSESLSGATHILLKMHHLWEYFSVIFSNPHKIHKKIKKAKSIRNYEQAVREIIKEG, encoded by the coding sequence ATGAGCTATACCCTTCTTTCCTCTCCTCTTCAAGGATTTACTGATTTTCGCTTTAGAAATGCGCAAAACAAATATTTTGGCGGTATTGATACTTTTTATTCTCCTTACATTCGCTTAAACGGAAAACTGGTTGTAAAATCTTCCTACCAACGTGACTTACTTCCTGAGAACAATCAGGATTTAGAAGTTATTCCTCAAATCATTAGTAATGATGCGGATGAATTTTTATTTGTTTCGAAATATGTTCAGGAATTAGGATATAAAGAATTGAATTGGAATTTAGGTTGTCCGTATCCAATGGTAACCAAATCTGGCATGGGATCCGGATTGATTTGCCAAACACAAAAAATTGATCATATTCTGGAAAGAGTTCATGCCGAATCGGATATTATTGTTTCGATGAAAATGCGTTTGGGTTATGAAACTCCCGAAGAAATTCTGAATGTTTTACCTCTTTTAGAAAAATACCCGATTAAGAATGTGGCAATTCATGCCCGCATTGGGAAACAATTGTACAATGGTGGAGTGAATTTAGACGGTTTCCAACAATGTGTAGACAACACCAAACTAAAATTGTATTATAACGGTGATATTACTTCGGTGGCTCAATTTCAAAAAATGCAGGAACGCTTTCCTACCATCGACCATTGGATGATAGGTCGCGGATTAATTGCTGATCCTTTTTTACCTTCGATGATCAAAAGCAACAGCAGCGAATATCCATCAAACAAAATGGAATTGTTCAGCGATTTTCACGATACTTTATACGCCGGTTATAGTGAATCCTTATCGGGAGCAACACACATTTTATTGAAAATGCATCACCTCTGGGAATACTTTTCAGTGATCTTTTCCAATCCCCACAAAATCCATAAAAAAATTAAAAAAGCAAAAAGCATCCGTAATTATGAGCAGGCAGTGAGAGAGATTATAAAGGAGGGGTAA
- a CDS encoding SUMF1/EgtB/PvdO family nonheme iron enzyme produces the protein MKKNILIILIVLFASYTRTVANNLIMGTPSVSGNSVTFTIKWDNSWNVTTGPSNWDAVWVFVKRQSCVNGATSPWIHADLATSGQSVSGAQLQVDLVTDNKGVFIRRNAPGIGIINEATVTLTLATAVGADNIGVYGIEMVNIPQGQFYIGDGRVDMRSFSEGGTDAPKLIDATVQTNGLGAASNYQKQSLGSAGNLPSTFPLGYNRFYCMKYEITAAQYVAFLNTLSYKQQLRMQRDYNSNTTPPTSPAGTQFHCWPCSNRSANIVIATPAQSLTQMSPAVYANDFDNDGVYNEDEDGLGLPVALNMKNFFAFLDWAAIRPMTEFEYEKVCRGPVTPTANEYAWGSTDLFREFDVVDRGKSTEQNRKNGLGPTNSGYDTFYRTGMFATASSDRLHAGATYYGVLDMTGGVWESCIGGWGVDYSNFTTANGDGNLYESGESMNNGSTDMAEWIPNRIIVKGGGANWQGEWMGVSPRNWVNFDSYGFFQGGRGVRSY, from the coding sequence ATGAAAAAAAATATACTGATAATACTAATTGTGCTTTTTGCAAGTTACACTAGAACTGTTGCAAATAATTTGATAATGGGAACGCCAAGTGTAAGCGGAAATTCTGTTACTTTCACGATTAAATGGGATAATAGCTGGAATGTTACTACAGGACCCTCTAATTGGGATGCTGTATGGGTATTTGTTAAAAGGCAATCATGTGTTAATGGTGCCACAAGTCCTTGGATTCACGCCGATTTAGCAACTTCTGGTCAATCTGTTTCAGGGGCTCAACTTCAGGTTGATTTAGTTACTGATAACAAAGGGGTTTTCATAAGAAGAAATGCTCCAGGAATTGGAATTATAAACGAGGCAACAGTTACATTAACTTTGGCAACAGCTGTTGGAGCAGATAATATAGGTGTTTATGGAATAGAAATGGTCAACATACCTCAAGGACAATTTTATATTGGTGATGGTAGGGTAGATATGCGTAGTTTTTCAGAAGGTGGTACTGATGCTCCAAAATTAATCGATGCTACTGTTCAAACTAACGGTCTAGGGGCTGCTTCAAATTATCAAAAACAATCATTAGGTTCTGCAGGTAATTTACCTTCAACATTTCCACTAGGGTATAATCGTTTTTATTGCATGAAATATGAAATTACTGCTGCACAATACGTTGCTTTTTTAAACACACTTTCTTACAAACAACAATTGAGAATGCAACGTGATTATAATTCGAATACAACACCACCTACATCTCCGGCTGGTACCCAATTTCATTGTTGGCCTTGTTCTAATCGATCTGCGAATATTGTGATAGCAACACCGGCACAATCATTAACACAAATGTCTCCTGCGGTATATGCTAATGACTTTGATAACGATGGTGTATATAACGAAGATGAAGATGGTTTAGGTTTGCCAGTGGCATTGAATATGAAAAACTTCTTTGCATTTTTAGATTGGGCTGCCATACGTCCTATGACTGAATTTGAATATGAAAAAGTGTGTAGAGGACCTGTTACTCCTACAGCTAATGAATATGCTTGGGGTTCGACCGATTTATTCAGGGAATTTGATGTGGTAGATAGAGGAAAATCGACAGAACAAAATAGAAAAAATGGTTTAGGACCAACGAATAGTGGGTATGATACTTTTTATAGAACAGGTATGTTTGCTACAGCAAGTTCTGATAGATTGCACGCTGGAGCTACTTATTATGGCGTGTTAGACATGACTGGTGGAGTATGGGAATCTTGTATAGGTGGATGGGGTGTTGATTATTCAAATTTTACTACTGCCAATGGAGATGGTAATTTGTATGAAAGTGGAGAGTCAATGAATAATGGTTCAACAGATATGGCAGAATGGATTCCTAATAGAATTATTGTAAAGGGAGGAGGAGCAAACTGGCAAGGAGAATGGATGGGTGTATCGCCTCGAAATTGGGTGAATTTTGATAGTTATGGTTTTTTTCAAGGAGGACGTGGAGTGAGATCTTATTAA
- a CDS encoding glutathione peroxidase produces the protein MKKIIMLAFSAMFLFSGFVQAQNKKSKKVDTQSIYQFKVKTLDGETFDFSTLKGKKVLIVNTASKCGYTPQYEQLEKIYKEYKAKGFTVIGFPANNFNGQEPGTNEEIESFCKLNYGVTFPMMEKISVKGDDISPIYQFLTQKAKNGLKDSEVKWNFQKYLIDKKGHLVEVYYSKTKPDAPEIVNWIKE, from the coding sequence ATGAAAAAAATAATAATGTTGGCTTTCAGCGCTATGTTTCTTTTTAGTGGATTCGTTCAAGCACAAAATAAAAAATCAAAAAAGGTAGATACGCAAAGTATTTATCAGTTTAAGGTTAAAACATTAGATGGGGAAACTTTTGATTTTTCTACTCTAAAAGGTAAAAAAGTACTAATTGTGAATACCGCTTCCAAATGTGGTTATACACCACAATATGAGCAATTAGAAAAAATTTATAAGGAATATAAAGCCAAAGGATTTACAGTTATAGGTTTCCCAGCCAATAATTTTAATGGTCAAGAACCAGGAACTAATGAAGAAATTGAATCATTTTGTAAATTAAATTATGGAGTTACTTTCCCGATGATGGAAAAAATTTCGGTTAAAGGTGATGACATAAGCCCGATTTATCAGTTTTTAACACAAAAAGCAAAAAACGGACTGAAGGATTCAGAAGTAAAATGGAATTTTCAAAAATATTTGATTGACAAAAAAGGACATTTGGTAGAAGTGTATTATTCTAAAACAAAACCGGATGCACCCGAAATTGTGAATTGGATAAAAGAATAA
- a CDS encoding anti-sigma factor, translating to METKEYIESGILELYVFGSLSETESEEVAEMAKKYPEINAEIIAIEKSMLALSSSFAPFQSVKNYAAIKEKLNLSTPEVINMSPKRNWAQYVGWAAAIILLAGIGFQYNQLELTNNQIVTTNLEKVKIEKERNELATKKAAIETHLAVIKDDKNTVITLGGQTVSPESSAKVYWNKDTQTVYVDASGLPEPPKGMVYQVWALKLNPLTPTSIGLLDKFKDNNERFFAVNNIAEAEAFGITLEPAGGSLTPTLEQLYTLGKV from the coding sequence ATGGAAACGAAAGAATATATAGAATCAGGTATATTAGAACTTTATGTTTTTGGTTCATTATCAGAAACCGAAAGTGAAGAGGTTGCTGAAATGGCTAAAAAATATCCTGAAATTAATGCCGAAATTATAGCTATCGAAAAATCAATGTTGGCCTTATCGTCTAGCTTTGCTCCTTTTCAATCGGTTAAAAATTATGCCGCTATAAAAGAAAAACTAAACTTGAGCACCCCTGAAGTTATCAACATGAGTCCAAAAAGAAATTGGGCTCAATACGTCGGTTGGGCAGCCGCTATTATACTCTTGGCAGGAATTGGTTTTCAATACAATCAATTAGAACTTACTAATAATCAAATAGTAACTACCAACTTAGAAAAAGTAAAAATCGAAAAAGAACGTAACGAATTAGCGACTAAAAAAGCCGCTATCGAAACTCATTTGGCTGTTATCAAAGACGACAAAAACACCGTAATCACACTTGGAGGACAAACGGTTTCCCCAGAATCTTCTGCAAAAGTATATTGGAACAAAGATACGCAAACGGTTTATGTAGATGCTTCTGGATTACCAGAACCTCCAAAAGGAATGGTTTACCAAGTTTGGGCTTTAAAATTAAATCCTCTTACACCTACCAGTATTGGTTTATTGGATAAATTTAAAGACAATAACGAGCGCTTTTTTGCCGTTAATAATATTGCCGAAGCTGAAGCTTTCGGTATTACATTGGAACCTGCTGGAGGAAGTTTAACTCCTACATTAGAACAATTATACACTTTAGGTAAAGTATAA